One genomic region from Prochlorococcus marinus CUG1433 encodes:
- a CDS encoding DNA-directed RNA polymerase subunit beta', translating to MTSSKPKKNSRVRKTTKNTKKNNPVTMPELAKTPPSFKNKVVDKKALKNLVSWAYKTHGTAITAAMADNLKDLGFKYATQAAVSISVDDLKVPEAKQDLIGQAEEQISATEECYRLGEITEVERHTKVIDTWTETNERLVDAVKNNFNQNDPLNSVWMMANSGARGNMSQVRQLVGMRGLMANPQGEIIDLPIRTNFREGLTVTEYVISSYGARKGLVDTALRTADSGYLTRRLVDVAQDVIVREEDCGTDRSIVVESEDGKFGARLLGRLTAEDIIDSEDNLIIPQNTAIDQSLSRKIEIASITKVKIRSPLTCEANRSVCRRCYGWALAHNHLVDLGEAVGIIAAQSIGEPGTQLTMRTFHTGGVSTAESGVVRSKISGIVEFSSKAKVRGYRTPHGVEAKQAEVDFILKIVPKGNNSNKSQKIEVSSGSLLFVDDGEEINSDITVAQITAGAVKKSVEKATKDVICDLAGQVRYDKVIQPKEVTDRQGNITLKAQRLGRLWVLAGDVYNLPPNARPVVSSGESVDDGTVLAEASQSSEFGGQVRLRDSVGDSREVQIVTTAMSVSNYKLVDESTHSGQIYHLESSNGTSYRLNTSPGSKLSNGQVIADLTDERFRTKTGGLVKYSPGLSVKKARSSKNGFEVSQGGTLLWIPQETHEINKDISLLMIEDMKWIEAGTEVVKDIFSQTSGIVTVTQKNDILREITVRNGTFHECDNEEVLNKFTEEGSLVNPGEKIMDGIDNKEILFVQKLETSKCRGLLLRTVEEFTIPDQADLPELSHVKQEKGPSLGLKAIQRLTYKDGELIKSVEGVELLRTHLSIESFNATPQMTIDVESIQDKNDPSINRLNLVILESILVRRDTMSDSSHGSTHTELQVQNNQTVKAGDVIATTQILCKEQGLVQLPNVVDDEPIRRLIVEREEDKIQIKISSKAVVKVGDRVVDGDFISKSEKSTSCGEIEEISNSSVTLRLGRPYMVSPDSVLHVKDGDLVLRGDGLALLVFERQKTGDIVQGLPRIEELLEARRPRDAAILCKKSGTVQIKKGNDEDSVSLSVIEEDDFINEYQLLIGKNIMVSDGQQVTGGEVLTDGPINPHELLDCYFNDLKDQKPLLDAARESISKLQRSMVNEVQNVYKSQGVAIDDKHIEVIVRQMTSKVRIEDAGDTTLLPGELIELRQVEDTNQAMSITGGAPAEFTPVLLGITKASLNTDSFISAASFQETTRVLTEAAIEGKSDWLRGLKENVIIGRLIPAGTGFSGFVEELASEAGPHPDILAEESGGYRRAQNLRPDYTVDMPQTPSVSSTAILDDPSDEDLETTRNRHGIDPSSSNFAAFARPSAENQFSEDQLPDPAALEGLQEEGLLSDE from the coding sequence ATGACATCATCTAAACCAAAAAAAAATTCAAGAGTACGTAAAACTACTAAAAATACAAAAAAGAATAATCCAGTTACAATGCCTGAATTAGCTAAAACACCACCATCATTTAAGAATAAGGTCGTTGATAAGAAAGCCTTGAAAAACTTAGTTTCTTGGGCATATAAAACACATGGTACTGCAATAACTGCAGCCATGGCTGATAATTTAAAGGACTTAGGATTTAAATATGCTACCCAAGCTGCTGTTTCTATCTCAGTAGATGACTTAAAGGTCCCTGAAGCTAAACAAGATTTAATAGGTCAAGCTGAAGAGCAAATATCTGCTACAGAAGAATGTTATCGACTAGGAGAAATTACAGAAGTTGAGAGGCACACAAAAGTTATTGATACTTGGACTGAAACAAATGAGAGATTGGTAGATGCTGTTAAAAATAATTTTAATCAAAATGATCCTTTAAATTCTGTTTGGATGATGGCCAATTCAGGAGCAAGGGGTAACATGTCTCAGGTTAGACAACTTGTTGGTATGAGAGGTTTGATGGCTAATCCTCAAGGAGAAATTATTGACCTGCCTATAAGAACTAACTTTAGAGAAGGACTTACTGTTACTGAATATGTAATTTCTTCTTATGGAGCAAGGAAAGGATTGGTTGATACTGCATTAAGAACTGCAGATTCTGGCTACCTAACTCGAAGATTAGTTGATGTTGCTCAAGATGTAATTGTTCGAGAGGAGGATTGTGGAACAGATCGATCAATAGTTGTTGAGTCTGAAGATGGCAAATTTGGAGCAAGGCTTCTTGGCAGACTCACTGCTGAGGATATCATAGATTCAGAGGATAACTTGATTATTCCTCAGAACACAGCAATAGATCAGTCATTATCAAGAAAAATTGAGATAGCTTCTATAACGAAAGTAAAAATAAGATCTCCACTAACATGTGAGGCGAATAGATCTGTTTGTAGAAGGTGTTATGGATGGGCTTTGGCTCATAATCATCTAGTTGACTTAGGTGAAGCAGTTGGAATAATTGCTGCTCAATCTATTGGAGAACCAGGAACTCAATTGACAATGAGAACTTTCCATACTGGAGGTGTTTCTACTGCTGAAAGTGGAGTTGTGAGATCAAAGATTTCTGGAATAGTTGAATTTAGTTCAAAAGCAAAGGTTAGAGGTTATAGAACTCCTCATGGCGTAGAAGCTAAACAAGCAGAAGTTGACTTCATATTAAAAATAGTTCCTAAAGGAAATAATTCTAATAAATCTCAAAAAATTGAAGTTTCGAGTGGATCGCTCTTATTCGTTGATGATGGTGAAGAAATAAATTCTGATATAACAGTTGCTCAGATCACAGCTGGAGCCGTGAAAAAGAGTGTTGAAAAAGCAACGAAGGACGTTATTTGCGATTTAGCTGGTCAAGTAAGGTATGACAAGGTTATTCAACCAAAGGAAGTTACTGATAGGCAGGGAAATATTACTCTAAAGGCTCAAAGATTAGGTAGGTTATGGGTGCTTGCTGGAGATGTTTATAATTTGCCACCTAATGCAAGACCAGTTGTTTCATCTGGAGAATCAGTTGATGATGGAACTGTTTTAGCAGAGGCAAGTCAATCAAGCGAATTTGGCGGACAAGTGAGGTTAAGAGATTCAGTAGGAGACTCAAGGGAAGTGCAAATTGTTACTACTGCCATGTCTGTAAGTAACTATAAATTAGTTGATGAATCTACGCACTCAGGCCAGATTTATCATTTGGAATCTAGTAATGGTACCTCTTATCGCTTGAATACTTCTCCGGGTAGTAAATTAAGCAATGGTCAGGTTATCGCAGATCTAACTGATGAAAGATTTCGTACAAAAACTGGTGGGTTAGTAAAATACTCACCAGGATTAAGTGTGAAAAAAGCAAGATCATCTAAAAATGGTTTTGAAGTTAGTCAAGGAGGAACCTTACTTTGGATTCCACAAGAGACACATGAAATTAATAAAGATATATCTCTTCTAATGATCGAAGATATGAAATGGATCGAAGCAGGAACTGAAGTAGTAAAAGATATTTTTAGTCAAACATCAGGAATCGTTACTGTTACTCAAAAAAATGATATTCTTCGCGAAATAACTGTAAGAAATGGAACTTTTCATGAGTGCGATAATGAAGAAGTTCTGAATAAATTTACAGAAGAAGGCAGTCTGGTTAATCCTGGCGAAAAGATTATGGATGGTATTGATAATAAAGAAATTTTATTTGTTCAGAAATTAGAAACATCCAAATGTAGAGGTTTATTATTAAGAACTGTTGAAGAATTTACGATTCCAGATCAAGCAGATTTACCTGAACTATCTCATGTCAAGCAGGAAAAAGGACCCTCTTTAGGCTTAAAAGCAATCCAAAGGCTTACTTATAAAGATGGTGAATTAATAAAATCAGTTGAGGGAGTTGAATTGCTTAGAACACATTTAAGTATTGAAAGCTTTAATGCCACTCCTCAAATGACTATTGATGTTGAGTCGATTCAAGATAAAAATGATCCTTCAATTAATAGATTAAATTTAGTGATATTAGAATCTATTCTAGTAAGAAGAGATACTATGTCTGACTCTAGTCATGGCTCAACTCATACAGAATTACAAGTCCAGAATAATCAGACTGTGAAAGCGGGAGATGTAATAGCTACTACTCAAATTCTTTGTAAAGAGCAGGGATTGGTGCAATTACCAAACGTCGTTGACGATGAGCCTATTAGAAGATTAATTGTTGAAAGAGAAGAAGATAAGATTCAAATTAAAATCAGTAGTAAAGCAGTTGTTAAAGTTGGTGATCGCGTCGTTGATGGTGATTTTATTAGTAAATCAGAAAAATCTACTTCTTGTGGAGAGATAGAAGAAATATCTAATAGTTCAGTAACCCTAAGACTTGGTAGACCTTATATGGTTTCTCCCGATTCAGTTTTACATGTTAAAGATGGAGATTTAGTACTAAGGGGAGATGGTTTAGCTCTACTTGTTTTTGAGAGGCAGAAAACTGGAGATATTGTCCAAGGATTACCTCGAATTGAAGAGTTATTAGAAGCTAGGAGACCTAGAGATGCAGCAATTTTATGCAAGAAATCTGGTACTGTCCAGATTAAAAAAGGTAATGATGAAGACTCAGTTTCTTTATCGGTTATTGAAGAAGATGATTTTATCAACGAGTATCAACTATTAATTGGAAAAAATATAATGGTTAGTGATGGGCAACAAGTTACAGGTGGAGAGGTTCTAACTGATGGTCCAATTAATCCGCATGAATTATTAGATTGTTATTTCAACGATTTAAAAGATCAAAAACCCTTACTTGATGCTGCGAGAGAATCTATATCAAAACTTCAAAGAAGCATGGTAAATGAAGTCCAAAACGTGTATAAATCTCAAGGTGTCGCAATCGATGACAAGCATATTGAGGTTATTGTCAGACAAATGACAAGTAAAGTCCGAATAGAGGATGCAGGTGACACTACTCTCTTGCCTGGCGAACTCATTGAATTGCGCCAAGTAGAAGATACAAATCAAGCCATGTCAATTACTGGAGGCGCACCGGCAGAATTTACTCCTGTTTTGCTGGGCATAACGAAAGCGTCCTTAAATACTGATAGCTTCATCTCGGCAGCTTCATTCCAAGAAACTACAAGGGTTCTCACAGAAGCCGCTATTGAAGGTAAATCTGATTGGTTAAGAGGTCTAAAAGAAAATGTTATTATTGGTCGACTAATACCTGCAGGTACTGGATTTAGCGGATTTGTGGAAGAACTAGCATCAGAAGCTGGACCTCATCCTGATATTTTAGCGGAAGAATCTGGTGGGTATAGAAGAGCACAGAACTTAAGGCCGGATTACACAGT